The genomic segment CCCCGGTCGGCCATGGCTTCCACCGGAAGACACCCCTCGAAATGAATCTCGTCCTCGAAGTCCCTAGCGGACACCCGTCGGCCTGATCGCAGTTCCATGACCAGGTTCATGTATTCAGCCTCGTCCATCGGGCAGTTCAGATAGTCCTTTTCTTCTGGATTGTACCTAGAGGCCCAGAAGGCCCGGGACATATCCACCGACGCAGCGACCACGATCGGGGCGATTGCATCGTAAAAATAGAGGCCGACCGACCCGACCAGCCGCTCCAGACTGACCGTCAGACTCTCCGAGGCCAGAGGCCCAGCAGTCACGATGACTTTGTCGAATCCGTCCAGGACCGAGTCGTCCAGCCCGAGAACCTCCCGACGAACGATCCGTACCAAGGGCTCGGCCTCCAGCCTTGAAGTGACGTGGTTGGAAAAAAGCCTACGGTCCACCGCCAGGGCCTTGCCGGCCGGCACCACCGAAACCTCGGCCGCCTCCATGACCAGACTGCCGAGTTCGGCCATCTCCAGCTTGAGCAGGCCCACCGCGGATGTCTCCTCCCTGGAACGCAGGGAATTGGAACAGACCAGTTCGGCCAAACCCGGTTGGCAATGGGCCGGGGAGAATCGCGAAGGCTTCATTTCGAACAAGACACTTCCGATTCCCCGTCGGGCCAGTGCCCAGCAAGCCTCGCAGCCGGCCAATCCTCCTCCGACAACGGCCACTCGGGGCACTGGCCAAGGCTTGCTACCATCGTCATCGATCATGACACCTCCCCATTCACCGTTTACCATCACGGATTTACCTTTGAGCGATTATTTCTCTCTTCGCGACTTCGATCAGCGTACCTGGGGTCTCTAGCGACAAAACAAAGCACACTTCGCGGCGGAACAGGTGCCGGTCGCACACTGACCATCCGCCGACGTGTAAGGAGGACGCAATGGAAGAAAACAGTGCCGCCTTGGATTCCCTGCTACACGAAGAGCGAGTGTTCAGGCCATTGCCTCAGATGGTCATCGAGGCCAACGTCAACCCTCAGGAATACGAGGCCGCGGTCAGGAATGCCAACGAGGACCATCTGGCCTATTGGGAAGATGCGGCCAAGGAACTGGACTGGTTCAAGAAATGGAAGCAGGTCCTGGACGACTCCAACAAACCGTTTTTCGACTGGTTCCCTGGAGCCAAATGCAACATCGTCTACAACGCCCTGGACAGACACATCACAACGGCCAACAAGAACAAGCTGGCCCTGATCTGGGAGGGCGAAGCCGGCGACACCAAAAAATTTACTTACTATGAACTCTACCGGGCTGTAAACCGCTTCGCCAACGCCCTTCGCTCTCTGGGCATCAAGAAGGGCGACCGGGTCATCATTTACATGCCCCCTCTGCCCGAGGCCGTCATCTCTATGCTGGCTGTGGCCAAGGTCGGAGCCATCCACTGCTTGGTCTTCGCTGGCTTTTCGGCCAAGGCCCTGCGTGATCGTATAAACGACGCCGAGCCGCGGCTCATCATCACCGCCGACGGATTCTACCGCAACGGTCGGGCCGTCAACCTCAAGACCATCGTCGAC from the Deltaproteobacteria bacterium genome contains:
- a CDS encoding methylenetetrahydrofolate--tRNA-(uracil(54)-C(5))-methyltransferase (FADH(2)-oxidizing) TrmFO encodes the protein MIDDDGSKPWPVPRVAVVGGGLAGCEACWALARRGIGSVLFEMKPSRFSPAHCQPGLAELVCSNSLRSREETSAVGLLKLEMAELGSLVMEAAEVSVVPAGKALAVDRRLFSNHVTSRLEAEPLVRIVRREVLGLDDSVLDGFDKVIVTAGPLASESLTVSLERLVGSVGLYFYDAIAPIVVAASVDMSRAFWASRYNPEEKDYLNCPMDEAEYMNLVMELRSGRRVSARDFEDEIHFEGCLPVEAMADRG